The proteins below come from a single Drosophila teissieri strain GT53w chromosome 3L, Prin_Dtei_1.1, whole genome shotgun sequence genomic window:
- the LOC122617875 gene encoding pupal cuticle protein Edg-78E-like: MYKLLLVVALFGCALAAPLNDDVITKFLANQDTDGTYAYDIEQASGIQIKEQGLAGHNAQGSFSYTSPEGIPVQVVYTADEFGFHPQSNLLPTPPPIPEEILQSIRYIQEHPTPEELADREVRARQI; the protein is encoded by the exons atgtacAAGCTC CTCCTCGTCGTCGCCCTCTTCGGATGCGCCCTGGCCGCGCCACTGAACGATGATGTCATCACCAAGTTCCTGGCCAACCAGGATACGGACGGCACCTACGCCTACGACATCGAGCAGGCTAGCGGTATCCAGATTAAGGAGCAGGGTCTTGCCGGCCACAATGCTCAGGGATCCTTCTCCTACACCTCCCCCGAGGGCATTCCCGTCCAGGTGGTGTACACCGCCGACGAGTTCGGCTTCCACCCACAGTCCAACTTGCTGCCCACTCCCCCACCAATCCCAGAGGAGATCCTGCAATCCATCCGTTACATCCAGGAGCACCCCACTCCCGAGGAACTGGCTGATCGCGAAGTTCGCGCCCGTCAGATCTAG